The proteins below are encoded in one region of Nitrospira lenta:
- a CDS encoding PCP reductase family protein: MSSSDSAESPGAEIRWTDGALKRMERAPVFLRGMVRRLAEKKARELGYEEIDEIKLDQFKGQMMGSMGGATGMASAAEAMEKGQLPWTAAAKARLDAVPEFMRGMIKQIAEEMAREGGHMEVNIDLLDRVESLADARERELPPLRWSEGALALLQQKIKDSPPIALEFVSDMIRHDTEEAAREKGFTAIDEVNVIQLWEAPQQKVAWADEAWKRLQTSPDFVRSGIRKAAERRARKLGLSEIDSDSLTTFRNQAMMKAVKRIRSFGYNELTFDAFDTALTKTKRLQGNDQAEKRLQEIRGHFSDPNVKKPEGGTLGADLMGRFRKYLKGEGAL; this comes from the coding sequence ATGTCATCCTCAGATTCTGCTGAGTCTCCCGGCGCGGAAATTCGCTGGACCGATGGTGCGCTGAAGCGCATGGAGCGTGCTCCGGTCTTTCTGCGAGGCATGGTCCGGCGGTTAGCTGAAAAAAAAGCGCGAGAACTCGGCTACGAAGAGATCGACGAAATCAAGTTGGACCAATTCAAGGGTCAGATGATGGGCTCGATGGGTGGCGCGACCGGTATGGCGTCCGCGGCCGAGGCGATGGAAAAGGGGCAGCTGCCGTGGACTGCGGCGGCGAAGGCGCGGCTCGATGCGGTGCCCGAGTTCATGCGCGGGATGATCAAGCAGATTGCGGAAGAGATGGCTCGCGAAGGCGGGCATATGGAAGTCAATATCGACTTACTCGATCGAGTCGAATCGCTGGCCGATGCGCGGGAGCGGGAGTTGCCTCCGTTGAGATGGAGCGAAGGTGCGTTGGCGCTTCTTCAGCAGAAGATCAAAGACTCGCCACCGATCGCGCTCGAATTTGTCAGTGACATGATTCGGCACGACACGGAAGAGGCGGCCCGTGAAAAAGGGTTTACGGCCATCGATGAAGTGAATGTCATACAATTGTGGGAGGCTCCGCAACAGAAAGTCGCCTGGGCGGATGAGGCGTGGAAGCGACTCCAGACCTCGCCTGATTTCGTCCGGAGTGGTATCCGAAAGGCGGCAGAACGCCGCGCCAGGAAACTGGGCTTGTCCGAGATCGACTCGGACTCTTTGACGACGTTTCGCAATCAGGCGATGATGAAAGCGGTCAAACGGATTCGGTCGTTCGGGTACAACGAGTTGACGTTTGACGCATTTGATACGGCATTGACCAAGACGAAGCGGCTTCAGGGAAACGATCAGGCAGAGAAGCGCTTGCAGGAAATCCGCGGGCATTTTTCCGATCCCAACGTGAAAAAGCCAGAGGGGGGCACGCTTGGGGCCGATCTCATGGGCCGATTCAGAAAGTATCTCAAGGGGGAAGGCGCGTTATAG
- a CDS encoding HU family DNA-binding protein — protein MTKAQIIEQMSEKVTTLTKRQAEVVVNTIFDCIRDSLKNGDKTEIRGFGSFRLRARRMKEGRNPKTGATVAVPAKRVPFFKAGKELKELLNQ, from the coding sequence ATGACGAAAGCGCAGATCATCGAACAGATGTCGGAGAAAGTCACCACGTTGACCAAGCGACAGGCCGAAGTCGTCGTGAATACCATTTTTGACTGTATTCGAGATTCCTTGAAAAATGGCGATAAGACAGAAATTCGTGGGTTCGGAAGTTTTCGCTTGCGGGCGCGGCGGATGAAAGAAGGGCGGAATCCGAAGACCGGAGCGACTGTCGCCGTGCCGGCGAAACGTGTGCCGTTCTTTAAGGCCGGCAAAGAACTCAAAGAGTTACTGAACCAATAG
- a CDS encoding FG-GAP repeat domain-containing protein, producing the protein MKPICRRMNRRGIRLLIPILSLFAGISLLSCSKTDPYTPPDLFYYYTSYKVGKNPTTITTGDFNHDTFTDLITTNISSNTLSILLGNGDGSFSDQIQVKVCQEPRTLVMADFNHDTHADIVLACSGGDEVAFLMGRGNGKFEEGPHYPVHRTPVALAVADLNGDGHSDVVVALRNDKIQIFLGTGTSEFRHGAQYTYGDTPTSVALSDLNGDEKIDMVVTNGGPMSNAVSIWLGNGDGTFRDPKDYRTGKRPLSATFADFNNDRHRDLLVINGERDSFTTYLGNGNGTFLPGKDSGADAGPISGVTRDFDGDRILDVAIANLQSNDLSILFGKGDGTFHYPPRNYPAKSGPFALATFWVTTKAVEEPGLVTADNGNGTVSIFLHRGLKAVKPLPLASAEQ; encoded by the coding sequence GTGAAGCCAATCTGCCGCCGTATGAACCGCAGGGGGATACGGCTGTTGATTCCCATTTTATCTCTCTTCGCGGGAATCAGCCTGCTGTCTTGTTCCAAGACGGATCCCTACACGCCCCCCGATCTGTTCTATTACTACACGAGTTACAAGGTCGGAAAAAATCCGACGACCATTACGACGGGGGATTTCAATCACGATACATTTACGGATCTCATTACGACGAATATTTCCAGCAATACTCTCTCAATCTTACTGGGCAATGGGGACGGAAGTTTTAGCGACCAAATCCAGGTCAAAGTGTGTCAGGAGCCACGGACTTTGGTTATGGCTGACTTCAATCACGATACCCATGCGGATATCGTGCTGGCCTGCTCAGGCGGTGATGAAGTCGCGTTCTTGATGGGGCGAGGAAACGGCAAGTTTGAAGAGGGGCCGCACTACCCGGTCCATCGAACACCGGTCGCCTTGGCCGTCGCGGATCTGAATGGAGACGGACACTCCGACGTGGTAGTTGCGCTGCGAAACGATAAAATCCAAATATTTCTTGGAACCGGAACCTCAGAGTTTCGTCACGGGGCGCAATATACCTATGGCGATACGCCCACATCTGTGGCGCTGTCGGATCTCAATGGCGATGAGAAGATCGACATGGTCGTCACCAACGGCGGTCCCATGTCGAATGCCGTTTCAATCTGGCTGGGAAATGGGGACGGGACGTTTCGCGATCCGAAAGACTATCGGACAGGCAAGCGCCCGCTCTCAGCCACATTTGCTGATTTCAACAATGATCGCCACCGCGATCTGCTCGTGATCAACGGCGAACGAGATAGTTTCACCACGTACCTCGGTAATGGTAATGGCACATTTCTGCCGGGAAAAGATTCAGGCGCCGATGCCGGGCCTATCTCAGGCGTCACGCGCGATTTCGACGGCGATCGGATTCTTGATGTCGCCATTGCGAATTTGCAGTCCAACGATCTATCGATTCTCTTCGGCAAGGGGGACGGCACCTTTCATTATCCACCGAGAAACTATCCGGCCAAATCGGGCCCGTTTGCGCTGGCGACATTCTGGGTGACCACAAAAGCCGTCGAAGAGCCAGGACTCGTGACGGCTGACAATGGAAATGGCACGGTTTCCATTTTTCTTCATCGCGGACTGAAAGCCGTTAAACCATTGCCACTTGCCTCAGCTGAGCAGTGA
- a CDS encoding prephenate dehydrogenase — MAVHFKQVAIIGVGLIGGSLGMILRRKGLADQVVGIGRRVENLQTAVELGAIDRYVADPKDGVRGADLVILATPVDTYDRHLKDWGSCLSPGAIVSDVGSVKGLLVEQSEASMPAGVHFVGAHPIAGKEKTGVAAGTDQLFQGARCIVTPTPKTDAQALERVRALWQETGSIVLTMDPHVHDQILGAVSHLPHVAAFALIAALANLRDREIPSLDLGAHSGGGLRDTTRIAASSPEMWRDIFLWNRENVVHFIDAYQESLQEFRRLVHAGDGAGIEKAIECAKSEREKLNVRPAVTV, encoded by the coding sequence ATGGCAGTTCATTTCAAACAGGTCGCAATTATCGGAGTGGGCCTAATCGGTGGGTCGCTCGGGATGATCTTGCGCCGCAAGGGGTTGGCCGATCAGGTGGTCGGCATCGGCCGGCGGGTGGAAAATCTCCAGACGGCCGTCGAGCTGGGTGCGATCGATCGATATGTGGCTGACCCTAAGGACGGTGTGCGTGGTGCGGACCTCGTCATTCTGGCTACACCGGTCGATACCTATGACCGACATCTGAAGGACTGGGGCTCGTGCCTCTCACCCGGGGCCATCGTGAGCGATGTCGGGAGTGTGAAGGGCCTGTTGGTGGAACAGTCCGAAGCCAGCATGCCGGCCGGCGTACATTTCGTTGGCGCGCACCCGATTGCCGGAAAAGAAAAAACCGGTGTGGCAGCGGGAACCGATCAGCTGTTTCAGGGCGCGCGCTGCATCGTGACGCCTACGCCCAAGACCGATGCGCAAGCGCTGGAGCGAGTGCGGGCGTTGTGGCAGGAGACGGGCTCGATTGTGCTGACGATGGATCCGCATGTGCACGATCAGATTCTGGGCGCCGTGAGTCATTTGCCGCATGTTGCGGCCTTCGCGCTGATTGCCGCGTTGGCGAATCTTCGTGACCGTGAAATTCCATCGCTCGACCTGGGGGCGCACTCCGGAGGCGGGTTGCGGGATACGACCAGGATTGCGGCGAGTTCTCCTGAGATGTGGCGGGATATTTTCCTCTGGAATCGCGAGAACGTGGTGCATTTCATCGATGCCTATCAGGAATCGCTCCAGGAGTTTCGGCGGCTGGTCCATGCGGGCGACGGAGCTGGGATCGAAAAGGCGATTGAGTGTGCCAAATCCGAGCGCGAGAAATTGAACGTACGTCCTGCTGTGACGGTGTAA
- the cmk gene encoding (d)CMP kinase yields the protein MIIAIDGPAGVGKSTVARQLASRLGYLYLDTGALYRAVAWRTLRSGIDPTDSKQISALLPALSIQMLFQNGAMLVLVNDVDVTNELRTPDVTAAASIVSAIPAVREWLLPVQRQIGQRGSVVAEGRDIGTKIFPSAPIKFFLEADATVRAERRHRELVAAGHHASMEKTYQDLSGRDERDRTRAVAPLVPAADARLIDTSSLRIEDVVEQMLAAVAAVS from the coding sequence GTGATCATCGCGATTGATGGACCAGCTGGCGTGGGGAAAAGTACGGTGGCTCGACAGCTGGCGTCGAGGCTGGGCTACCTCTATCTCGATACGGGAGCGCTCTATCGGGCGGTGGCCTGGAGGACGCTGCGGAGCGGCATCGATCCGACCGATAGCAAGCAAATCTCGGCGTTGCTTCCAGCCCTCTCGATTCAGATGTTGTTTCAAAACGGCGCGATGCTGGTATTGGTCAACGATGTGGATGTTACGAATGAACTGCGTACGCCCGACGTGACGGCAGCGGCCTCGATCGTCTCGGCGATTCCCGCCGTTCGCGAATGGCTCTTGCCGGTGCAACGGCAAATCGGACAACGCGGGTCGGTGGTGGCGGAAGGGCGTGACATCGGAACCAAGATATTTCCTTCGGCGCCGATAAAATTCTTCCTTGAAGCGGACGCGACCGTGCGGGCCGAGCGTCGCCATCGCGAATTGGTGGCGGCTGGGCATCACGCTTCGATGGAAAAGACCTATCAGGATCTATCCGGTCGGGACGAGCGGGATCGTACCCGCGCCGTCGCTCCGCTGGTGCCCGCAGCCGATGCCCGGTTGATCGATACCTCGTCGTTGCGGATTGAAGACGTGGTGGAACAGATGTTAGCGGCGGTTGCGGCGGTCTCGTGA
- the aroA gene encoding 3-phosphoshikimate 1-carboxyvinyltransferase, which yields MASLTITPGRALTGTLTVPGDKSVTHRAIILTSLAEGESRLSSYCRGEDCLNTMRAFQALGIRIDEQPDALRVHGKGMWGLREADGPIDCGNSGTGTRLLTGLLAGQDFFTILTGDESIRRRPMGRVVKPLREMGAVIAGRKGGELAPLAITGTRLHGIDYTSPVASAQIKSSLLFAGLFAEGIMRFREPRLSRDHTERMFQSFGIPLRQDGGTLVLQGRPSSGWTGRAIVIPGDFSAAAFFLVGASIIPGSDVTIQNVGINPTRTGLIDVLTAMGAKIDVLNRRDEAGEPVADLRVRSAALKGVTVGPELIPQTIDEFPILCVAAAVAEGETTISGAEELRVKESDRIATMSAELKAMGAQITELPDGMVIRGLGQAGKNGRLLGTLAGQSHGDHRVAMSLAIGGLTANTSTAVADTGCVDTSFPNFERTLASLLTA from the coding sequence ATGGCTTCCTTGACGATCACCCCTGGCCGCGCGCTCACCGGAACTCTTACGGTACCCGGCGATAAGTCTGTGACGCACCGCGCGATCATCCTCACGTCGCTGGCCGAGGGTGAAAGCCGATTGTCCAGCTATTGCCGCGGGGAAGATTGCTTGAATACGATGCGCGCGTTTCAGGCGCTGGGCATTCGCATTGATGAACAGCCGGACGCGCTTCGCGTGCATGGCAAAGGGATGTGGGGCTTGCGGGAAGCCGATGGTCCGATCGATTGCGGCAATTCCGGGACCGGGACTCGTTTATTGACCGGGTTGTTGGCCGGTCAGGATTTCTTCACGATTTTGACCGGAGACGAGTCGATTCGCCGGAGGCCGATGGGGCGTGTGGTGAAGCCTCTGCGGGAGATGGGCGCGGTGATTGCCGGGCGTAAAGGCGGGGAGCTGGCTCCGTTGGCCATTACTGGCACGCGGCTCCACGGGATTGATTACACTTCCCCGGTGGCCAGTGCGCAGATCAAGTCGTCGCTCCTGTTCGCAGGGCTCTTCGCCGAAGGCATTATGCGGTTTCGCGAGCCGCGCTTGTCACGCGATCATACGGAGCGGATGTTTCAGTCGTTCGGCATTCCGTTGCGGCAGGATGGCGGGACCTTGGTGCTGCAAGGGCGGCCATCGTCCGGCTGGACCGGGCGTGCAATCGTGATCCCCGGAGATTTTTCCGCTGCGGCATTCTTTCTGGTGGGCGCGAGTATTATCCCGGGCTCTGACGTGACGATTCAGAATGTCGGGATCAATCCGACCAGAACCGGGCTGATCGATGTGTTGACGGCGATGGGAGCCAAGATCGATGTGCTCAATCGGCGGGATGAAGCCGGGGAACCGGTGGCAGATCTTCGGGTCCGGTCGGCCGCACTGAAGGGCGTGACGGTTGGTCCTGAACTGATCCCACAAACAATCGACGAGTTCCCGATCCTCTGTGTGGCGGCGGCCGTTGCGGAAGGTGAGACCACGATCTCCGGGGCTGAAGAGCTTCGTGTGAAGGAAAGCGACCGCATTGCCACGATGAGTGCCGAGCTGAAAGCCATGGGAGCCCAGATCACGGAACTGCCAGACGGTATGGTGATTCGTGGGCTGGGGCAGGCGGGAAAGAATGGCCGGTTGCTCGGGACACTGGCGGGGCAAAGCCATGGCGACCATCGCGTGGCGATGTCGCTGGCTATCGGCGGGTTAACGGCGAACACCTCTACAGCCGTGGCGGATACAGGCTGCGTGGATACCTCGTTCCCGAATTTCGAGCGCACCCTAGCGAGCTTGTTGACGGCATAG
- a CDS encoding lysophospholipid acyltransferase family protein, whose amino-acid sequence MSGLIYGILWVLVRASAAVLFRFKVEGALPRTGGVLVAANHASYVDIPLLGCGMTRRAWYLGRNDLFPVPVLNGILQRLGWIPLRPGRLDREAFGKAISLIQAGKVVVIFPEGGRSHDGHLRQPKSGIGVIVSQTGCPVVPAYLKGTFDVLPTGAKWPRFRQVTVKLGDPLTFESGHPKEHDKADAKRFYQQVSRTVITQIAALGNVPPPMAGHEGERVSPEQQTTGARNAE is encoded by the coding sequence GTGAGCGGATTGATTTACGGGATCCTCTGGGTCCTGGTGCGAGCTTCTGCAGCGGTCTTGTTTCGGTTTAAAGTGGAAGGGGCGTTGCCGCGGACGGGGGGAGTGCTGGTGGCGGCCAATCACGCCAGCTATGTCGATATTCCGCTGCTGGGTTGCGGGATGACGCGGCGGGCCTGGTATCTCGGGCGCAATGATTTGTTTCCTGTGCCGGTGTTGAACGGGATTTTGCAGCGGCTTGGCTGGATTCCTCTTCGGCCCGGCCGATTGGATCGAGAGGCGTTCGGGAAAGCGATCAGTCTGATTCAGGCCGGCAAGGTCGTGGTGATTTTTCCGGAAGGCGGGCGCAGTCACGATGGCCATTTACGGCAGCCGAAATCGGGCATCGGGGTGATCGTCTCGCAGACCGGTTGTCCGGTAGTGCCGGCCTATCTGAAAGGGACGTTCGATGTCTTGCCGACCGGTGCCAAGTGGCCGAGGTTTCGGCAGGTGACGGTGAAGCTGGGAGACCCGCTGACCTTCGAGAGCGGGCATCCCAAAGAACACGATAAGGCCGATGCCAAACGTTTTTACCAACAGGTCAGCCGCACGGTGATCACGCAAATCGCCGCTCTCGGAAACGTTCCGCCTCCCATGGCGGGACATGAGGGTGAGCGAGTGTCACCGGAGCAGCAGACTACCGGAGCTCGCAACGCTGAGTGA
- a CDS encoding 30S ribosomal protein S1: MSTASTGNEPKLDRAALAALYEETFRNLEEGTITEGRVVALTKDKVVVDIGYKSEGMIPSDQFSPDDLQALKVGDSLQVYIEECEDDDGNLVLSKEKADKMKIWEELEKLFNEEKSIDGKIISRIKGGMMVDIGVKAFLPGSQIDLHPVRDLDGLVGKTFPLKIIKINHRRGNVVVSRRVLLEETRDKKRQTTLANLKEGQLIQGMVKNITDYGAFIDLGGIDGLLHITDMSWGRVGHPSEMFTVGDRVEVNVLKYDRETGRISLGLKQKSADPWTNVAGKYPIGTRVRGRVVSLTDYGAFIELEPGVEGLVHVSEMSWTHEVRHPSRVVTVGDQVEAAVLNVDPASRKISLGMKQTAPNPWDMIESKYPIGTKIEGKVKSLTDFGAFIGLEEGIDGLIHISDMSWTKHIKHPSELFKKAQKVDAVVLRIDKEKERLSLGFKQLSRDPWDDEIPARYHVSDSVTGKVSKVADFGIFIELEGGVEGLIHISEAGLDGAAKLEEKFKLLDDVTAKIIKVDREERKIALSLREHQSDSDRRQVDEYHSTQGALDQSLGRAAKQSRKKSQAED; encoded by the coding sequence ATGAGTACCGCATCGACAGGGAATGAACCGAAGTTAGACCGCGCCGCGCTGGCCGCCCTCTACGAGGAGACTTTCCGCAATCTCGAGGAAGGCACAATTACCGAAGGCCGCGTGGTGGCATTGACGAAGGACAAAGTTGTCGTTGATATCGGCTACAAGTCCGAGGGGATGATTCCGAGTGATCAATTCTCGCCGGATGATCTCCAGGCCCTCAAGGTTGGGGACAGCCTCCAAGTCTACATCGAAGAATGTGAAGATGACGACGGCAACTTGGTTTTGTCCAAGGAAAAAGCCGACAAGATGAAGATCTGGGAAGAGCTCGAAAAGCTCTTCAATGAAGAAAAGAGCATCGACGGGAAAATCATTTCGCGGATCAAGGGCGGCATGATGGTCGATATCGGCGTCAAGGCGTTCTTGCCGGGCTCACAGATCGATCTGCATCCGGTGCGTGATTTGGATGGCCTCGTCGGCAAGACCTTCCCGCTGAAGATCATTAAGATCAACCATCGCCGCGGCAATGTGGTGGTGTCCCGTCGAGTCCTTCTTGAGGAGACGCGTGACAAGAAGCGTCAGACGACGCTGGCGAATTTGAAGGAAGGCCAGCTGATTCAGGGCATGGTCAAGAACATCACCGATTACGGGGCGTTCATCGACCTCGGCGGCATTGACGGCTTGCTCCATATCACGGATATGTCATGGGGCCGTGTCGGCCATCCGTCGGAAATGTTCACCGTCGGCGATCGGGTGGAAGTCAACGTGTTGAAGTACGATCGGGAGACCGGCCGTATCTCGCTCGGTCTCAAGCAGAAGTCCGCCGATCCCTGGACGAATGTGGCTGGGAAGTATCCGATCGGCACGCGCGTGCGTGGGCGGGTGGTGAGCTTGACGGATTACGGAGCGTTTATCGAGCTCGAGCCGGGCGTCGAAGGATTAGTCCATGTGTCGGAAATGTCCTGGACGCATGAAGTGCGCCATCCGTCGCGCGTGGTGACCGTGGGCGATCAGGTTGAAGCTGCCGTGTTGAACGTGGATCCGGCCAGCCGGAAGATTTCGTTGGGCATGAAGCAGACCGCTCCCAATCCCTGGGATATGATTGAGAGCAAGTACCCGATCGGCACGAAGATCGAAGGAAAAGTGAAGAGCCTCACCGATTTCGGAGCCTTCATCGGACTGGAAGAGGGCATTGATGGTTTGATCCACATTTCCGATATGTCGTGGACCAAGCATATCAAGCATCCGTCGGAGCTGTTCAAGAAGGCGCAGAAGGTCGATGCGGTGGTGTTGCGGATCGACAAAGAAAAAGAGCGGTTGTCGCTCGGATTCAAGCAGCTCTCACGCGATCCGTGGGACGATGAAATCCCGGCGCGCTACCATGTCAGCGATTCGGTGACGGGGAAGGTCAGCAAGGTGGCCGACTTTGGAATTTTCATCGAGTTGGAAGGTGGGGTCGAAGGGTTGATTCACATCAGCGAAGCCGGATTGGACGGTGCGGCGAAGCTCGAAGAGAAGTTTAAGCTGTTAGATGACGTGACAGCGAAGATCATCAAGGTCGATCGCGAAGAGCGGAAGATTGCGCTCAGCTTGCGCGAACATCAATCCGACTCCGATCGCCGGCAGGTCGATGAATATCATTCCACGCAGGGTGCGCTCGATCAAAGTCTCGGACGCGCCGCGAAGCAGAGCCGTAAGAAGTCGCAGGCGGAAGACTAA
- the sppA gene encoding signal peptide peptidase SppA, with amino-acid sequence MADDQPIERSPKRSLLRKILWVVGGGLGLLFLVNLLMPDLDLSGEDRIALIRIEGVIVDAQETLGELKKFSENPSVKAIVLRIDSPGGGVVPSQEIYDAVRRVRTKSNKAVIASMGSVAASGGYYIAAATDRIVANPGTLTGSIGVIMEMANFEGLLQKIGVEGVVIKSGKYKDVGSPLRKMSEEERGLLQTVMDDVHKQFIEAVAEGRALEVPEVQALADGRIFTGRQAKAAKLVDELGNLDDAIQLAADVAGIEGEPRIIEQRRRFSIRELLESKLSSVLPKFDFHPGVNLKYLMAY; translated from the coding sequence ATGGCTGACGATCAACCGATAGAACGCAGTCCCAAGCGCTCCCTGCTGCGCAAGATTCTTTGGGTCGTGGGGGGTGGTTTGGGGTTGCTGTTCTTGGTCAATCTATTGATGCCTGATCTCGACCTCTCGGGTGAGGATCGCATCGCGCTGATCCGCATCGAGGGGGTCATCGTTGATGCCCAGGAAACGCTCGGCGAACTGAAGAAATTCAGTGAGAATCCCTCCGTCAAAGCGATCGTCCTTCGGATCGATAGCCCTGGCGGAGGGGTGGTCCCCTCGCAAGAGATTTACGATGCCGTGCGCCGGGTGCGGACGAAGAGCAACAAGGCCGTGATTGCTTCCATGGGGAGCGTCGCGGCCTCGGGCGGTTACTACATTGCCGCCGCGACCGATCGTATCGTGGCGAATCCCGGGACCTTAACCGGGAGTATCGGCGTGATCATGGAGATGGCGAATTTCGAGGGCCTTCTCCAGAAGATCGGGGTCGAGGGGGTCGTTATAAAAAGCGGGAAGTATAAAGATGTCGGCTCTCCGCTGAGAAAAATGAGTGAGGAAGAGCGCGGGTTGCTGCAAACGGTTATGGACGACGTCCATAAGCAGTTTATTGAAGCGGTCGCCGAAGGTCGCGCGCTCGAAGTGCCGGAAGTGCAGGCACTGGCCGACGGACGGATTTTTACCGGTCGGCAGGCGAAAGCCGCGAAACTGGTCGATGAGCTTGGCAACCTGGATGATGCGATTCAACTGGCGGCCGATGTCGCGGGAATCGAGGGCGAGCCGAGAATCATTGAACAGCGCCGCCGGTTTTCAATTCGCGAGCTGCTGGAGTCGAAGCTCTCATCGGTCTTGCCAAAATTCGATTTCCATCCAGGGGTGAATCTGAAGTATCTCATGGCCTATTAA
- the aroF gene encoding 3-deoxy-7-phosphoheptulonate synthase yields the protein MIIVLRPDASEREVDHIIDRLRELGLKSQISTGQERTIIGVIGDDRILHNQPLTALPGVESVLPILAPWKLVSREFKKESTIIDVGGVKIGGKKLAIMAGPCAVERLELTVGIAHEVKAAGASVLRGGAYKPRTSPYSFQGLGREGLDYLLEAKKQTGLPVVSEILDTRDIELFLEKADIIQIGARNMQNFELLKEVGAYDKPVLLKRGLSATIKEFLLSAEYIMSRGNRNVMLCERGIRTFETQYRNTLDLAAIPTLKELSHLPVIVDPSHATGKWQLVAPMSKAAIAAGADGLLIEVHSNPECALCDGEESIKPSKFKELMRDLGNIGRAVGRDI from the coding sequence ATGATCATCGTCTTAAGACCTGACGCATCTGAACGCGAAGTCGATCATATTATCGATCGCCTGCGCGAGTTGGGATTGAAGTCACAAATTTCAACCGGTCAGGAGCGCACCATCATCGGGGTGATCGGCGACGATCGGATTTTGCACAATCAGCCCCTGACCGCGCTGCCCGGTGTGGAAAGCGTCTTGCCGATTCTCGCGCCTTGGAAGCTGGTGAGCCGGGAATTCAAGAAAGAATCGACGATTATTGATGTGGGCGGGGTAAAAATCGGCGGGAAGAAGCTGGCCATCATGGCCGGACCCTGTGCGGTGGAGCGCCTTGAACTCACGGTTGGAATTGCTCATGAAGTGAAGGCCGCCGGCGCGTCGGTATTGCGCGGAGGAGCCTACAAGCCACGAACGTCACCCTATTCGTTCCAGGGGTTGGGGCGAGAAGGACTGGACTATCTGCTTGAGGCCAAGAAGCAAACGGGATTGCCGGTCGTCAGCGAGATTTTGGACACGCGAGACATTGAGTTGTTTCTGGAGAAGGCCGACATCATTCAGATCGGCGCCCGCAATATGCAGAATTTCGAACTCTTGAAGGAAGTCGGGGCCTATGACAAGCCGGTGCTGTTGAAGCGCGGATTGTCGGCGACTATCAAGGAGTTTCTCCTGTCGGCGGAGTACATTATGTCGCGGGGCAATCGTAACGTCATGCTCTGCGAGCGGGGTATCCGGACGTTTGAAACTCAGTATCGGAATACACTGGATCTGGCGGCGATTCCGACGCTGAAAGAGCTGTCGCATCTTCCCGTCATCGTCGATCCGAGCCATGCCACGGGGAAATGGCAGCTGGTGGCGCCCATGTCCAAGGCGGCAATTGCGGCGGGCGCCGACGGGTTGTTGATCGAAGTTCATTCCAATCCTGAATGTGCCTTGTGTGACGGAGAGGAATCGATCAAGCCGTCAAAGTTCAAAGAGTTGATGCGCGATCTTGGGAATATTGGACGAGCGGTCGGGCGGGACATTTAG